Proteins encoded in a region of the Cinclus cinclus chromosome 19, bCinCin1.1, whole genome shotgun sequence genome:
- the SURF2 gene encoding surfeit locus protein 2, with amino-acid sequence MAAPGPGGDETVLEMPEAERLFLREHPLLSPAGPDKVRCRLTGHELPCRLSELQAYTSGKKYQRLIKTAREFDYCTFEPHIVPSTKNLHQLFCKLTLRHINKLPDHVLRHVQGKRYQKALKRYEECQREGVEYVPACLRQKKQRAQHPGDQTNGSRQPHRKEEFWEPKSSEEDGEETDDSMSDLYPPALFPEKKPSASQTTKDSDDFVTDSEDDGAKQNGEHGARKDGSRAAGKRGKKQTGPSKKKFKSHHRKPKNFKKATNGK; translated from the exons ATggcggcgccgggcccgggcGGCGATGAGACCGTGCTGGAGATGCCCGAGGCCGAGCGGCTCTTTCTGAGGGAGCACCCGCTGCTCAGCCCCGCGGGGCCGGACAAG gTGAGGTGCAGGCTGACAGGACACGAGCTGCCCTGTCGCCTGTCGGAGCTGCAGGCTTACACCAGTGGCAAGAAGTACCAGCGGCTTATAAAGACAGCCAGAGAGTTCGACTATTGCACGTTCGAGCCCCACATAGTGCCCAGCACCAAGAATTT GCACCAGCTGTTCTGCAAGCTTACCCTCAGACACATCAACAAGCTTCCAGATCATGTCCTGCGTCACGTCCAAGGGAAGCGCTACCAGAAGGCCCTGAAAAGGT ATGAGGAGTGCCAGAGGGAAGGAGTGGAGTatgtccctgcctgcctgagACAGAAGAAGCAGCGGGCACAGCACCCCGGTGACCAAACAAATGGGAGCAGGCAGCCTCACAGGAAAGAGGAGTTCTGGGAGCCAAAGTCCAGCGAGGAGGATGGAGAGGAGACAGACGACAGTATGAGTGACCTGTACCCAC CTGCActcttcccagaaaaaaaaccatcagcTTCACAGACCACAAAGGACAGCGATGACTTTGTGACAGACAGTGAGGACGACGGGGCCAAGCAGAATGGAGAGCATGGGGCAAGGAaggatggcagcagagcagctggaaagagaggaaag aaACAGACAGGCCCTTCAAAGAAGAAATTCAAGAGCCATCATCGAAAACCCAAAAACTTCAAGAAAgcaaccaatgggaaataa